In Methanosarcina siciliae T4/M, one genomic interval encodes:
- a CDS encoding PKD domain-containing protein, whose protein sequence is MGKIYYFCIVALLSAMIAMPVSATTYYVDDDGGADFTSISDALNAASSGDTIYVYNGTYVISGSGSVMTNTYVTLTGEGADVVSWDLLDTEGLIIGSNNAGEEADGCIVEGIKFVNSACGIRLGTYGPAPDSIIRNCVFEGLTASNGVEIESDNVTFENNIIANATGGGSGLRAQTVNNCKLLNNTFINSPGTYGSLYLQGAYGQIIGNTFINNDATAVMLVFPESCIVRGNDFTSNGDGVSIGIYEGDNNSIYLNNIGAGSASMPFGGSIPTNTYFNSTEPIEYNYNGATYSGYLGNFWSSAYTGSDADGNGIGNTPYTIPDGLGTDHAPLMAGYENYLHPNEPQNTPVANFSAVPFSGNAPLAVQFTDLSTGSPTAWAWDFDNDGNVDSTEQNPSYTYNDAGSYTVNLTVTNADGSDSEVKDAYIVVSGPLPEAPVANFTATPTAGNAPLTVNFTDASTGTVSSYAWDFENDGTVDSTEQNPVHTYVAEGNYTVSLTVTSTGGSNSEVKPDYITVSKSYIPAEPGEDWPSFQKDLHNTGLTSDRGPITAPDEEVSWDVYTHGTGMAGIDTVPVVVNGSVYVISTDGHVRAINRTTSALNWETPIPDCSGFQLGNPAYGNGKIFVPTADSRIFAFDAWTGTELWNDSVESNKPSSSSLYHQLNTPVVYDNGRIYFGQWIPSNYAGKYYCYTEDGTEVWNRDCTHGNKGYYWAGATVVGDYLVFGGDDGYLTSLYKVNGTLVDEINIGAGEIRSTLVYDEESNRIFTSTKNGYCISIEMSPEGTFNNSSKVQSASFGAQSTSTPVIYNGRVYLGSGNFQASSPFFCLNSTDLSVIWSFTGTTGGVQSSPVVSTAYDDGDGEVYIYFTTNAKYGRLYCLRDNATNTNMTSEEWYFQPEDSKNQYTLQGVALVGGWLYYGNDKGYLFGLAGVQNESEIPVADFNAAPLSGNSPLTVNFTDDSTGSPTSWSWDFGDGTNSTEQNPSHTYNSTGNYTVSLTVSNDGGSDSEVKIDYITVSSTPVEPELVAAFTADVTEGTDPLTVNFTDQSTGSPTAWEWDFGDGANSTEQNPSHTYVSSGNYTVNLTVENAAGTDFELKSDYIEVSKASGSTVTLYFDPESSSVSENESTEINLVASLFPAGFSGYNLTVALDNPAVAEIVDIEYPSWALITENSTLPGTSIYLKAVDGNNTVKEGAADVVLATLTISGKESGSANLSIGVDRLDDDSGETIEPEFLAGKIEVTLLSPLPDQEYAPKDLDGDGLYEDLTGNGEFSFVDIVAYFHNMDWIEENMPVEYFDFNGNGRIDFDDVVRMFGMI, encoded by the coding sequence ATGGGAAAAATCTATTATTTTTGTATAGTTGCACTGTTAAGTGCAATGATAGCGATGCCTGTATCGGCGACGACATACTATGTTGACGACGACGGCGGCGCTGACTTCACAAGTATAAGTGACGCATTAAATGCCGCATCCTCGGGAGATACGATATATGTTTACAACGGGACATATGTAATAAGCGGCTCAGGCTCTGTAATGACGAACACTTATGTCACGTTGACAGGAGAAGGTGCGGATGTTGTATCATGGGATTTACTTGATACTGAGGGATTGATAATTGGGAGCAATAACGCTGGCGAGGAGGCGGATGGATGTATCGTTGAAGGTATTAAATTTGTCAACTCTGCTTGTGGAATAAGGTTAGGTACTTATGGCCCTGCTCCAGACAGCATCATCCGAAATTGTGTGTTTGAAGGGCTAACCGCATCCAATGGTGTTGAAATTGAAAGCGACAATGTAACCTTTGAGAACAATATTATTGCAAACGCAACCGGTGGAGGTTCCGGACTACGTGCTCAAACAGTAAATAACTGTAAATTGTTAAATAATACTTTCATAAATTCACCCGGTACATACGGATCTCTATATTTGCAAGGAGCCTATGGTCAAATAATAGGTAATACTTTCATAAACAATGACGCTACAGCAGTCATGTTAGTATTCCCGGAGTCCTGTATAGTTAGGGGGAATGATTTTACTTCAAACGGTGACGGGGTATCTATTGGAATATACGAGGGAGATAATAACAGCATATACCTGAACAATATAGGTGCAGGAAGTGCAAGCATGCCATTTGGTGGCTCAATTCCAACCAACACCTACTTCAACTCCACCGAACCCATAGAATACAACTACAACGGTGCAACCTACTCCGGTTACCTGGGCAACTTTTGGAGCTCTGCCTACACAGGCAGCGACGCTGACGGAAACGGAATCGGCAACACCCCATACACGATACCCGACGGCCTCGGCACTGACCACGCACCGCTGATGGCAGGCTACGAAAACTATCTGCACCCGAACGAACCACAGAATACACCTGTAGCTAACTTCAGTGCAGTCCCATTTTCAGGAAACGCACCTCTGGCAGTCCAGTTCACAGACCTTTCTACGGGTTCACCTACAGCCTGGGCCTGGGACTTTGACAACGACGGAAACGTGGACTCTACCGAGCAGAACCCGAGTTATACTTATAACGACGCAGGCAGCTACACTGTCAACCTCACCGTGACCAATGCAGACGGTAGTGACTCGGAAGTAAAGGACGCATATATTGTAGTTAGCGGACCGCTTCCTGAAGCTCCGGTTGCCAACTTCACTGCGACACCTACTGCTGGAAACGCCCCACTGACAGTGAACTTCACCGATGCATCAACCGGTACAGTCTCTTCCTATGCATGGGACTTTGAGAATGATGGAACTGTTGATAGTACTGAGCAAAACCCGGTCCATACCTATGTTGCCGAAGGAAACTATACCGTCAGCTTAACAGTTACCAGTACTGGCGGGAGCAATTCCGAGGTGAAGCCTGACTATATAACTGTATCTAAATCTTATATACCTGCAGAACCCGGGGAAGACTGGCCCTCTTTCCAGAAAGATCTCCACAATACCGGTCTGACATCCGATCGTGGTCCCATAACGGCCCCGGATGAAGAAGTCTCGTGGGACGTTTATACCCATGGCACAGGGATGGCGGGTATCGATACGGTGCCTGTGGTTGTGAACGGGTCCGTTTATGTGATCTCCACGGATGGGCATGTAAGGGCTATCAACCGAACCACGAGCGCTCTCAACTGGGAAACTCCCATACCCGATTGCTCCGGTTTCCAGCTGGGGAACCCTGCATACGGCAACGGGAAGATATTCGTGCCCACGGCAGATTCGAGGATCTTTGCCTTTGATGCCTGGACCGGAACTGAGCTCTGGAACGACTCTGTGGAAAGCAATAAACCTTCATCCAGCAGTCTCTATCACCAGCTGAACACACCCGTGGTCTACGACAACGGAAGGATATACTTCGGGCAGTGGATTCCTTCCAACTATGCCGGTAAGTACTACTGCTATACAGAAGACGGAACCGAAGTCTGGAACAGGGACTGTACCCATGGTAACAAGGGATACTACTGGGCAGGCGCAACCGTGGTAGGGGACTACCTGGTCTTCGGAGGCGATGATGGTTACCTGACCTCGCTCTATAAGGTTAACGGTACCCTCGTTGACGAGATAAATATTGGCGCAGGTGAGATCCGCTCCACCCTTGTTTATGATGAAGAAAGCAACCGCATCTTTACCTCCACCAAGAACGGATACTGCATCAGCATCGAAATGAGCCCTGAAGGCACCTTCAACAACTCTTCAAAAGTTCAAAGTGCCTCCTTTGGCGCCCAGTCCACATCCACACCCGTGATATACAACGGCAGAGTTTATCTCGGCTCAGGCAATTTCCAGGCTTCTTCTCCCTTCTTCTGTCTGAACAGCACAGATCTCTCCGTGATCTGGAGTTTCACAGGTACCACTGGAGGCGTCCAGTCCTCACCGGTCGTGTCCACAGCTTACGATGACGGGGACGGGGAAGTTTACATATACTTCACAACGAACGCCAAGTACGGACGGCTCTACTGCCTGAGGGACAATGCAACTAACACTAATATGACGTCCGAGGAATGGTATTTCCAACCGGAAGATTCAAAGAACCAGTACACTCTTCAGGGTGTGGCGCTTGTCGGGGGATGGCTGTACTACGGGAACGATAAAGGATACCTTTTCGGGCTGGCAGGAGTACAAAACGAGTCCGAAATTCCCGTTGCTGATTTCAATGCAGCTCCGCTTTCCGGAAACTCACCACTTACAGTCAATTTCACAGATGACTCTACAGGTTCCCCAACTTCCTGGTCCTGGGACTTCGGGGACGGTACCAACTCTACCGAGCAGAATCCCTCGCATACATATAATTCGACCGGTAACTACACAGTTAGCCTTACGGTTTCAAATGATGGAGGAAGCGATTCCGAGGTAAAGATCGATTATATCACCGTATCTTCTACACCTGTAGAACCGGAACTCGTTGCTGCTTTCACGGCTGACGTAACTGAAGGGACTGATCCTCTCACTGTGAATTTCACGGATCAGTCCACAGGTTCGCCTACTGCCTGGGAATGGGACTTCGGGGACGGAGCAAACTCAACTGAGCAGAACCCCTCTCACACATACGTTTCATCCGGAAATTACACCGTAAACCTGACTGTGGAAAATGCCGCTGGAACGGACTTTGAGTTAAAATCGGATTACATAGAAGTTTCCAAAGCTTCCGGGTCAACAGTTACTCTCTATTTCGACCCTGAAAGTTCCTCAGTTTCAGAAAACGAATCTACTGAAATAAATCTCGTTGCCAGCCTTTTCCCTGCAGGGTTCTCAGGCTACAACCTGACCGTTGCTCTCGACAACCCGGCTGTTGCCGAGATAGTTGATATCGAGTACCCTTCCTGGGCTTTGATTACTGAGAACTCTACCCTGCCTGGAACTTCTATCTACCTGAAGGCTGTTGATGGGAATAATACTGTTAAGGAAGGGGCAGCAGATGTTGTGCTTGCAACTCTCACGATTTCTGGAAAGGAATCAGGATCAGCGAACCTTTCTATAGGTGTTGACCGTCTGGATGACGATTCAGGAGAAACTATAGAGCCAGAGTTTTTAGCCGGAAAAATTGAAGTGACCCTTCTTTCTCCTCTGCCGGATCAGGAATATGCTCCAAAGGATCTTGACGGAGACGGACTCTATGAAGACCTCACCGGAAACGGAGAGTTCAGTTTCGTAGATATAGTGGCGTACTTCCACAACATGGACTGGATAGAGGAAAACATGCCAGTGGAGTACTTCGACTTCAACGGAAACGGAAGGATAGACTTTGATGATGTAGTGCGGATGTTTGGAATGATCTAA